A segment of the Bacillus pseudomycoides genome:
TAAGATTATAGATTTCTTGGAATATCTTAAATCCTTGTTCATTTAAAGCTCCTGGTACTAATGCTATTTGTTGTAAATCATTTTGAATTGATTTTTGGGTATTTAGTAATTCATTTTTTAGCTGGTCTATTTTCCCTGTTCCATCTGAACTTAGGACAACCTGCGCTTTTGTCACATCAGTATCGAGATCTTTAAGTTTTTTATCAAGCTGTAATTTAAGATCTGTTAATTCATTAATCTGACGTTGTACGTTTTCTTGGTTCGTCATAGCCATGTCTTGAAGAACTTCTAGTCTATCCACAAAACCTTCTTTATCTTCTTTATTGTCTACAAACTCTTTTAATGCTGGGTAATAGCTATTAAATTTAGTTACAAATCCTTTACTTTTTGAATTTAATAGAATTAAATTTGGATAAAGTTCCGATGACCATTCTTTCATATCATTCTTGATTAGTACTTGGTTCGTATCTAATGCTGGGACTTCCTCTAGTTGTACATTAGGACTCATTAAAGCTTGATCTATATATGTTTGGATTAATTTAGATTGTGCACCTAACTTTCGTAATGATGAGGAAATATCCGTATTCTCTTGTTGCGTTTCTGCCTGAACGATAGGCGTTGCGAGAGTATTGATAGGAATAGCTGCCCCAGTAACAATTGATGTTATTAAAAATCCTTTAATTATTTTATTTTTCATTCAGTACACCTCTTCACTATTGTCTTTTTACAATCTTATTCATACATCTTGAACGACCTAGCGCTAGGTTCTCTCCTTGCACACGCTTGAGGAAGGAGAATTCTTTCGGATAGAGTGTTAAACTCTGGTTATTATTTACTTCTCATAGAATGTAAGGACCTTACTTCCCCCTCATTTAAACACTATGTTTTTAATAAGTAAACAATAAAATTTTATCATTCATATTTAATAATTCAGATATTTTATATTTATAATATAAAAAATTATATTAAAAAGTTAAATATTATTAATCACTTCACTAAGTGAAATAATTATACTATAATAATTAAACCTAAAATATAGTGATTTTCATTGATCTATATTAATCTCTTGCTAAAAAATGTTTTTAATATAATTTAATGGTACTTCATATATAATTTTACTTTATTTGGAAATGCACAATTACATATAAATATAGTCATATCAACCATAAATAACTCATACTATTATTATCTTATGAATAGTAATTTGATTTTCCATAAAGTGAAACTTTAATCAGTGGAGGTTTTCTCCATCCCCCACTGATTATTAGTCGAACCAATCGGGCTTTTACGGGCAGTTTATCTCCCACCTAACTTCTTTGCTTTCGCAGAATTTTGAGGTGGGAGTATTACTGCCCGTTAATGCGGGATAAATGGCGTACTGAAGTAACACCGGTGACCGGAAAACGT
Coding sequences within it:
- a CDS encoding HBL/NHE enterotoxin family protein, which codes for MKNKIIKGFLITSIVTGAAIPINTLATPIVQAETQQENTDISSSLRKLGAQSKLIQTYIDQALMSPNVQLEEVPALDTNQVLIKNDMKEWSSELYPNLILLNSKSKGFVTKFNSYYPALKEFVDNKEDKEGFVDRLEVLQDMAMTNQENVQRQINELTDLKLQLDKKLKDLDTDVTKAQVVLSSDGTGKIDQLKNELLNTQKSIQNDLQQIALVPGALNEQGFKIFQEIYNLTKDIIEPAAQTAVAAVNKGKEIENSILEAQKKAEQEAKEKGKSAQEIETAKKEAREAIEKNKTGEIAAAAAAKTKEYDLTKVIDPEKIKKTYSTFAEVNKLTAEQRAHLADLENQNQKFYDLTKNLKIADLQKSMLLLMQNDLHTFANQVDVELDLLKRYKEDLDLIKTSITKLSTNVDTTNQQSQKDTLRQLKNVTSYLEEQINKF